The following proteins are co-located in the Apium graveolens cultivar Ventura chromosome 5, ASM990537v1, whole genome shotgun sequence genome:
- the LOC141723767 gene encoding uncharacterized protein LOC141723767: MGKIKLIKIHVFLSLILLFQASIHVLSIPQPSNQAQEENADSRLHRHQEENADEVHCSRKRSRAAWKVIEEYLMPFVERERYQLSQHCRLHPDNDIYRDQEQNKIHVDINEWRCGYCRKSFRSEKFIDQHFDNRHSNLLNISHSKCLADLCGALHCDLVMDIKSRKSKCNPAAAARNKHLCEGLADKCFPVNQGPSANRLHEIFLRQFCDAHTCSGRHKPFSRGGKKHTSIYYLAFSILTLMLVPLFYVIVYLYQREMRKDSQAFKRISRRGQKPKPS; the protein is encoded by the exons ATGGGGAagattaaattaattaaaattcatgtTTTTCTCTCTTTAATTCTGTTGTTTCAAGCTTCAATTCATGTTCTTTCGATTCCTCAGCCTTCAAACCAG GCTCAAGAAGAAAATGCAGATTCAAG GCTTCATAGACACCAAGAAGAGAATGCTGATGAAGTGCATTGTTCCAGAAAAAGAAGCAGGGCTGCTTGGAAAGTCATTGAGGAG TATTTGATGCCATTTGTGGAACGAGAAAGGTACCAGCTTTCTCAACACTGCAGGCTTCACCCTGACAATGATATCTACAGAGATCAGGAGCAGAATAAGATTCATGTTGACATAAATGAATGGCGCTGTGGATACTGCAGGAAAAGCTTTCGGTCAGAGAAATTTATTGATCAGCATTTTGACAACAGACACTCCAATCTTCTTAATATT AGTCACAGCAAGTGCTTGGCAGATTTATGTGGAGCTCTACATTGTGATCTTGTAATGGACATTAAATCTCGAAAGAGCAAATGCAATCCTGCAGCTGCTGCAAGGAACAAGCACTTGTGTGAG GGCCTTGCTGACAAGTGTTTTCCCGTAAATCAGGGTCCCTCAGCCAATCGACTTCATG AAATTTTCCTGCGCCAGTTTTGTGATGCGCACACTTGCTCAGGAAGACATAAACCATTTTCCAGGGGTGGCAAG AAGCATACAAGTATTTACTACCTTGCTTTTTCAATATTAACCTTGATGCTGGTCCCTCTCTTCTATGTAATTGTTTATTTGTATCAAAG AGAAATGAGAAAGGATAGCCAAGCATTTAAGCGCATCTCACGACGAGGACAAAAGCCAAAGCCATCTTAG
- the LOC141723768 gene encoding elongator complex protein 3 produces MAATAVADTRKLPRPGRGGVVSLNLSEEESRIRAISEIVNAMVEQSHSGQTVDLNALKSAACRKYGLSRAPKLVEMIAALPDCEREALLPKLKAKPVRTASGIAVVAVMSKPHRCPHIATTGNICVYCPGGPDSDFEYSTQSYTGYEPTSMRAIRARYNPYVQARSRIDQLKRLGHSVDKVEFILMGGTFMSLPAEYRDYFTRNLHDALSGHTSANIEEAVAYSEHSAIKCIGMTIETRPDYCLGPHLRQMLSYGCTRLEIGVQSTYEDVARDTNRGHTVAAVADCFCLAKDAGFKVVAHMMPDLPNVGVERDLESFKEFFESPLFRTDGLKIYPTLVIRGTGLYELWKTGRYRNYPPEQLVDIVARILAMVPPWTRVYRVQRDIPMPLVTSGVEKGNLRELALDRMDDLGLKCRDVRTREAGIQDIHHSIKPGEVELVRRDYTANEGWETFLSYEDTRQDILVGLLRLRKCGRNTTCPELIGKCSVVRELHVYGTAVPVHGRDVNKLQHQGYGTLLMEEAERIARREHRSTKIAVISGVGTRHYYRKLGYELQGPYMVKYLG; encoded by the exons ATGGCAGCCACCGCCGTCGCCGACACACGCAAGCTCCCCCGCCCCGGCCGCGGCGGCGTTGTCTCTCTCAACCTCTCCGAAGAAGAATCTCGCATTCGAGCCATCTCCGAAATCGTCAACGCCATGGTCGAGCAATCTCACTCCGGCCAAACCGTCGATCTCAACGCCCTCAAATCCGCCGCCTGTCGTAAATACGGTCTCTCTCGCGCTCCTAAGCTCGTCGAAATGATTGCCGCGCTTCCTGATTGCGAGCGGGAAGCTCTTTTACCCAAACTCAAAGCTAAGCCTGTGAGAACAGCTTCCGGGATTGCGGTTGTTGCAGTGATGTCGAAACCGCATCGGTGTCCGCATATCGCGACTACCGGGAATATTTGTGTTTATTGTCCTGGTGGACCTGATTCGGATTTTGAGTATAGTACTCAGTCGTATACTGGTTATGAACCAACTAGTATGCGTGCAATTCGTGCGAG ATATAATCCATACGTGCAAGCTAGAAGCAGGATCGACCAGCTGAAGCGGTTGGGCCACAGTGTAGATAAG GTTGAATTCATCTTGATGGGTGGCACTTTCATGTCATTGCCTGCAGAATATCGAGATTACTTCACAAGGAATCTTCATGATGCTTTATCAGGGCATACTTCTGCAAATATTGAAGAGGCAGTTGCCTACTCTGAACACAGTGCAATAAAGTGTATTGGAATGACTATCGAGAC GAGGCCGGATTACTGCCTTGGACCTCATTTACGGCAGATGCTTTCTTATGGCTGTACACGCCTGGAAATTGGAGTACAGAGTACATATGAAGACGTTGCTCGTGACACTAATAGAGGCCACACTGTAGCAGCTGTGGCTGATTGCTTTTGCCTGGCAAAGGATGCTGGGTTTAAG GTTGTTGCCCATATGATGCCCGATCTTCCAAATGTTGGTGTTGAGAGAGACTTGGAAAGTTTTAAAGAATTTTTTGAAAGCCCTTTATTCAGAACTGATGGTCTCAAAATCTATCCCACACTTGTCATCCGTGGAACTGGACTCTATGAACTGTGGAAAACTGGAAG GTATAGAAATTATCCACCAGAGCAGCTTGTGGACATTGTAGCTCGGATTCTAGCCATGGTACCCCCTTGGACTCGTGTTTATAGAGTTCAACGGGATATTCCTATGCCACTAGTTACTTCTGGGGTTGAGAAAGGAAATCTTCGGGAACTAGCTTTAGATAGGATGGATGATTTGGGGTTAAAGTGCCGAGATGTTCGGACCCGTGAAGCAGGTATCCAG GACATTCACCACAGTATAAAGCCAGGAGAAGTTGAGCTCGTTCGCCGTGATTATACTGCAAATGAAGGTTGGGAAACTTTTCTTTCGTATGAAGATACTCGCCAG GATATCCTTGTTGGACTATTGCGCCTACGGAAATGTGGAAGAAACACCACTTGCCCTGAACTGATCGGTAAATGTTCAGTTGTTCGAGAACTTCATGTTTATGGTACTGCAGTTCCCGTTCATGGCCGAGATGTAAATAAGCTGCAACATCAG GGTTATGGCACGTTGCTAATGGAGGAGGCTGAACGAATTGCTCGTAGAGAGCACAGGTCCACAAAGATAGCTGTTATATCTGGTGTAGGAACACGGCACTACTATAGGAAGTTGGGTTATGAACTCCAAGGACCTTACATGGTGAAGTATCTTGGATAA